The following coding sequences are from one Onychostoma macrolepis isolate SWU-2019 chromosome 24, ASM1243209v1, whole genome shotgun sequence window:
- the zmp:0000000991 gene encoding mucin-2: MSTHDLKLQQSSCQSGVKASVTCVVSDLEGLYTQTDKSRFQNVSEHEKIYPGPLAQHMHNKKDLETRTTASSPLLQLTGQQKSSRDLQIRQIILLRSKEDLSRTSEEQRKSARFTSTISISLPNRRNKKDTAEEKTLQATTNLTHEAVKNTANQHHTELRDVLSQTDQCGESTGDSFKNGDGPKASFDEDRFTTLHQRGTKQGQNTGIQYNIGLHELTQIVHNNSQRHSTHPVCEVQTEFNKESEASDCRENAATTPQYHSYLTSFEVDNGLKASTDSQFFAHHSEVANQVLSLDCLPAPHSENTPEPEPGIINPTSAMLSSALASVLAPPWSGRLRRPKQGGNEVQHEPQDCGQNVNPSTLFRQDRQQQPFLPSQRRPSEHMLANDNNMQLTAGTSYNSPDWQKENNSPNITTTIQPKRPITKSSSVGLMYNNTDLHPFPTRLDTRQVPNLAHTGYRISNTGDEHESFKSLSSKPTTSSLLLSLRRSNLRNSSAEPTQSETLMTRSDRSLTLPSRVVLKTASFAHPVSDDAQIPEYPDTPARTEEIPVSQFPFSPRIRSRMPLRASLFLNKPETEISMRLEASIAKAEEAHSPHSTTKTSQLGVLRAQQRSYSVLLREYSSIEDIDAVEQNTANNTNLQNSNMTKQQVSPDTTISPKDSTNFNFQQSGFNVQKLKSQSTHNIIASSSSGTSTFTDRLNYSPRKDSSVDGTSPTNIYLDSKKHSQSSQSTMDLSSPLSPSRPLRSVRVPSIYSYLREYSPAVSTPSSSTPSSHIQRGETSPPKQDRGVTLQGDHKTLYSKFSFDFNPFVPEVQALQRSSYGSHIAPAQSLPPDFGRRSAPRLSTSPYSSLISSRPTINNTLQELPSPPVPKTHIRSTSYDIVTTPADFIKSDPSSSLSTYASIIRRPKEQLASTNREQRTAVQAYTSALDNHKPAQPCLLQTAPDASFVMESQSANISPHPRQPNTGSNNFFHQEHDGLMELQLDKGNAYPKHRLSEKGKYLLPDKRKVESETPLTAEKEIPAVHMHERLQEMQSSNSKKGLFSSRVKKDKEAVFSSASLPDKEVVSPQYLKTKRHLPVFRTSSRIDQMLNRLKLTFGVKRSDSSLDTLPKKNKSPTQQPSDTETFESPKTEEKTCSESHPAPSNSSLTTDKTSLGSLSLLTLNKSENTLNVSGQNKSKAEINYFGSTRKAPDSSLTIDKASFGSLSPLTLQKSENTLNMDWQNRSTTEQKGFGCTWEAPNSSLTTDKASFASFGSMSPLTLRKSENTLNMDWQNRSTTEQKGSGYTWEAPNSSLTTDKASFASSGLCRHLH, encoded by the exons ATGTCAACACATGATCTGAAGTTGCAGCAGTCAAGTTGTCAAAGCGGAGTGAAAGCCAGCGTGACTTGCGTTGTCTCAGATCTGGAGGGATTGTACACACAAACTGATAAATCACG TTTTCAGAATGTAAGTGAACATGAGAAGATATATCCTGGGCCATTGGCTCAACACATGCACAACAAGAAAGATTTAGAAACTAGAACCACTGCTTCTTCACCATTGTTGCAGTTAACAGGCCAGCAGAAAAGCAGCAGAG ATTTGCAGATCAGGCAAATAATACTTCTCAGATCTAAGGAAGACCTCAGTAGGACATCTGAGGAGCAACGGAAATCTGCCAGATTCACTTCCACCATCTCTATCAGTCTTCCCAATAGAAGAAACAAAAAAGACACAGCGGAGGAAAAAACACTGCAAGCTACAACTAACCt CACACATGAAGCCGTAAAGAACACAGCTAATCAACACCACACAGAG CTAAGGGACGTGCTTTCACAAACTGACCAATGTGGCGAATCAACTGGTGACTCATTTAAGAATGGGGATGGCCCAAAAGCAAGCTTTGATGAAGACCGTTTTACCACTCTGCATCAACGTGGGACAAAGCAGGGACAAAATACAGGAATACAATACAACATAGGCCTTCATGAACTAACACAAATTGTCCACAACAATTCACAAAGACATTCTACTCATCCTGTTTGTGAGGTTCAAACAGAATTCAACAAGGAATCTGAAGCGAGCGACTGTAGAGAGAATGCTGCAACAACTCCACAATACCACAGTTATCTGACCTCCTTTGAAGTGGACAATGGTCTAAAAGCAAGCACTGATTCCCAGTTTTTTGCACACCATTCAGAAGTTGCAAACCAGGTCTTGTCATTAGACTGTTTACCTGCTCCTCATTCTGAAAATACCCCTGAGCCAGAACCTGGTATTATCAATCCTACATCAGCTATGTTGTCATCAGCCCTGGCCTCAGTTCTTGCTCCACCTTGGAGTGGCCGCCTTCGAAGACCCAAGCAAGGCGGCAACGAAGTACAGCATGAACCCCAAGACTGTGGACAGAATGTCAACCCATCTACCTTATTTCGCCAGGATCGGCAGCAACAACCGTTTCTTCCTTCCCAGAGGCGACCATCTGAACACATGTTGGCAAATGACAACAACATGCAGTTGACTGCAGGAACCAGCTATAACTCTCCTGATTGGCAAAAAGAGAACAATTCCCCGAACATTACAACCACAATACAGCCAAAGAGACCCATTACCAAGTCCTCCTCTGTGGGCTTGATGTACAATAACACAGATTTGCATCCTTTTCCCACACGTCTGGACACTCGCCAGGTACCAAATTTGGCCCATACAGGGTACAGAATATCAAACACTGGAGATGAACATGAGTCTTTCAAATCATTGAGCTCTAAGCCAACAACAAGCAGCCTACTTCTTTCCTTGAGGAGGTCGAATTTGAGAAACTCCAGTGCTGAACCCACACAATCAGAGACTCTGATGACTAGGTCTGATAGGTCCCTTACATTGCCTAGCAGAGTTGTTCTGAAAACTGCATCATTTGCCCATCCTGTTTCTGATGATGCCCAAATCCCCGAATATCCAGACACTCCTGCAAGAACAGAGGAAATACCAGTCAGTCAGTTCCCTTTCTCACCTAGAATTAGGAGTAGAATGCCATTAAGGGCATCACTGTTTCTAAACAAACCAGAGACAGAAATTTCGATGAGACTAGAAGCTTCTATTGCCAAAGCAGAGGAGGCACATTCCCCACACTCCACAACCAAAACCAGCCAACTTGGGGTTCTCAGAGCCCAACAACGTTCTTATTCAGTTCTTTTGAGGGAATATTCCAGTATAGAGGACATAGATGCAGTGGAACAAAATACTGCCAACAACACCAACCTGCAAAACTCTAATATGACCAAACAACAAGTATCTCCAGATACCACAATTTCTCCCAAAGATtcaacaaattttaattttcaacaATCTGGCTTTAATgtccaaaaattaaaatcacaaagCACACACAATATAATAGCCAGCAGTTCTTCAGGCACAAGCACCTTCACAGACAGGCTTAACTACTCACCAAGGAAAGACTCTTCTGTGGATGGAACAAGTCCCACAAATATATATCTGGACTCTAAGAAACATTCTCAGTCAAGTCAAAGCACAATGGATCTTTCGAGCCCTCTTTCTCCAAGCAGACCTCTTAGAAGCGTAAGAGTACCGAGTATTTATTCATACCTACGGGAGTACAGCCCGGCAGTGTCCACCCCTTCCTCTTCCACCCCTTCATCCCACATACAGAGAGGTGAAACATCACCTCCTAAGCAAGATAGAGGCGTAACATTGCAGGGTGACCATAAAACACTTTACTCAAAATTTTCATTTGACTTCAACCCGTTTGTGCCAGAGGTACAAGCGTTACAAAGAAGCTCTTATGGCTCTCATATTGCACCAGCTCAATCTCTGCCTCCTGATTTTGGACGAAGATCAGCACCTCGTCTCAGTACATCTCCATATTCTAGCCTCATCTCCTCACGACCTACAATCAACAACACTTTACAAGAACTACCCTCTCCGCCTGTGCCCAAAACTCATATCCGATCTACATCTTATGATATTGTAACCACTCCTGCAGACTTCATAAAAAGTGATCCAAGCTCTTCACTGTCCACATACGCAAGCATAATAAGAAGACCAAAGGAACAGTTGGCTTCTACTAACAGAGAACAGAGGACAGCAGTTCAAGCTTACACAAGCGCCCTAGATAATCACAAACCTGCCCAGCCATGCCTCTTACAAACTGCACCAGATGCAAGCTTTGTCATGGAAAGCCAAAGCGCTAATATAAGCCCACACCCAAGACAGCCCAACACAGGCTCCAACAACTTCTTTCATCAGGAGCATGATGGCCTGATGGAACTTCAGCTTGATAAGGGTAATGCATACCCCAAGCACAGGCTGAGTGAGAAAGGGAAGTATTTATTACCTGATAAGCGCAAAGTTGAAAGTGAGACTCCACTGACAGCTGAGAAAGAGATTCCTGCTGTGCATATGCATGAGAGATTGCAGGAAATGCAAAGTTCCAATTCAAAAAAAGGCCTCTTTAGTTCACGAGTTAAGAAAGACAAAGAAGCTGTCTTCTCTTCAGCTTCTTTGCCAGACAAAGAGGTTGTTAGTCCCCAGTATTTAAAAACCAAAAGACATTTGCCAGTGTTTAGAACGAGCAGCAGGATTGACCAGATGTTAAATCGCTTGAAACTGACATTTGGTGTCAAACGTTCAGACAGCTCACTTGACACACTACCAAAAAAGAACAAGAGTCCCACTCAGCAGCCCTCAGATACTGAGACTTTTGAAAGTCCCAAGACAGAGGAGAAAACATGTTCTGAGAGCCACCCGGCACCCTCTAACTCCTCTTTAACAACTGATAAAACCTCTTTAGGTTCCTTGTCACtactaacattaaataaatctgAGAATACATTAAATGTGAGTGGACAAAATAAGTCTAAggctgaaataaattattttgggTCCACACGGAAGGCCCCCGACTCGTCCTTGACCATCGATAAAGCATCTTTTGGCTCCTTGTCGCCACTTACATTACAGAAATCTGAGAATACTTTAAATATGGATTGGCAAAATAGATCTACAACTGAACAAAAGGGTTTTGGGTGCACATGGGAGGCCCCCAACTCGTCTTTGACCACGGATAAAGCCTCTTTTGCTTCTTTCGGGTCTATGTCGCCACTTACATTAAGGAAATCGGAGAATACTTTAAATATGGACTGGCAAAACAGATCTACAACTGAACAAAAGGGTTCTGGGTACACATGGGAGGCCCCCAACTCATCTTTGACCACGGATAAAGCCTCTTTTGCTTCTTCGGGTTTATGTCGCCACTTACATTAA
- the c24h11orf65 gene encoding protein MFI, which produces MNKIMTEHTYSFDRHHSTSPAGETTSDTNVILVPQLETVFSRAARIIQRAWRAHVDTAVFKHLKKLVSFHNQGDPRLLLKFINPAEANILDAASGALIRFRLGGPTYPPNIYFKIYTRAPIVDMCASSPKDYTQLKKPAPSQIHNGRLMIKDRDDHSGWYQRVENNGWRILSCKISVFEDPITQDTNVKKIQFHHCKIRRRQDVARKKKIRKIEWMRKMYAEGLLHADTEHSKTALLGQKSTELMDSFEQIGLDSASEQEVDELLAWTKALNFEEYINDWRNLGTSKCCIFIKDRLSDSDQKDLACVSVRDICEIPQISPDSVVQSVG; this is translated from the exons ATGAACAAGATAATGACTGAACACACATACTCTTTTGACAG GCATCACTCAACATCTCCAGCTGGGGAAACTACATCAGACACTAATGTCATACTTGTCCCACAGCTGGAAACAGTTTTCAGCAGAGCAGCCAGGATCATCCAGCGAGCATGGAGGGCACATGTT GATACTGCTGTTTTTAAGCACCTCAAGAAACTAGTGAGCTTTCATAATCAAGGGGATCCACGTCTCCTTCTTAAATTTATTAACCCTGCAGAG GCTAATATTCTGGATGCTGCTTCAGGGGCGCTTATCCGATTCAGACTGGGTGGG CCAACCTATCCTCCAAACATctactttaaaatatacactCGTGCACCCATTGTGGATATGTGTGCCTCCAGTCCTAAAGATTACACACAGCTAAAGAAACCTGCTCCAAGCCAGATTCATAATGGCCGACTGATGATCAAAGATAGGGACGATCACTCTGGGTGGTACCAGCGGGTAGAGAACAATGGCTGGAGGATTTTGTCTTGCAAG atttcCGTGTTTGAAGACCCAATAACTCAAGATACCAATGTTAAGAAGATACAATTCCATCACTGCAAAATTCGTCGGCGCCAAGAtgttgcaagaaaaaaaaagattcggAAAATTGAATGGATgagaaaaat GTATGCTGAGGGTCTCCTGCATGCTGATACAGAACACAGCAAAACAGCTCTACTGGGGCAAAAATCCACAGAGTTGATGGATTCTTTTGAACAGATTGGACTGGATTCAGCTTCTGAGCAGGAAGTGGATGAGCTGCTCGCATGGACCAAAGCTCTCAATTTTGAGGA GTATATCAATGATTGGAGGAATTTGGGTACCAGCAAATGCTGCATATTTATCAAAG ATAGGCTGTCGGATAGTGACCAGAAGGACCTTGCTTGTGTCTCTGTGCGTGATATTTGTGAGATTCCTCAGATCAGTCCGGATTCAGTGGTCCAGTCCGTTGGTTAG
- the ndufb4 gene encoding NADH dehydrogenase [ubiquinone] 1 beta subcomplex subunit 4, translating into MATYKEAPLATRPKTLDPAEYFNLSPDHRRAEEKRAALRAQLKRQYLQQLNNPHRKELIEDPALTRWTYARTNNNYFRPTAKTSLIGGLFGVLPLFVFYVVFKTDRDKREAKIKAGTYQRPYKLST; encoded by the exons ATGGCGACCTACAAAGAGGCTCCTTTGGCCACTCGGCCAAAAACATTAGATCCAGCCGAATATTTCAATCTTTCACCTGATCACCGGCGGGCTGAGGAGAAGAGAGCGGCTCTGCGGGCACAACTGAAGAGGCAGTATCTGCAGCAGCTGAACAATCCTCATCGGAAAGAGTTGATT GAGGATCCTGCTCTTACACGGTGGACATATGCACGCACCAATAACAACTACTTCAGACCAACTGCTAAAACTTCATTGATTGGTGGCTTGTTTGGAGTTCTACCCCTTTTCGTCTTTTATGTGGTGTTTAAAACTGACAGG GACAAAAGGGAGGCCAAGATTAAGGCAGGGACCTATCAGCGCCCCTATAAACTGTCAACCTAA
- the hgd gene encoding homogentisate 1,2-dioxygenase yields MAGLKYMSGFGNEFASEDPRCPGSLPEGQNNPQVCPYGLYAEQLSGSAFTCPRSANKRSWLYRILPAVRHKPFTPMSCGDLTENWNEVEPDPNQLRWKPFNIPKSSEKKVDFISGLHTVCGAGDSKSRNGIGIHMYTCNTSMIDRCFQNADGDFLIVPQQGEILITTEFGKMMVEPNEICVIQQGMRFSVDVFGETRGYILEVFGAHFELPDLGPIGANGLANPRDFQTPVAWYEDRTVATGYTVVNKYQGKLFSCQQDFSPFNVVAWHGNYTPCKYNLENFMVINCVAFDHADPSIFTVLTAKSTRPGVAIADFVIFPPRWGVADHTFRPPYYHRNCMSEFMGLIKGHYEAKEGGFQPGGASLHSIMTPHGPDFDCFEKNSTAVLKPERVAEGTMAFMFESSFSMAVTKWGLDTCHRLDKSYYKCWEALKSHFNPNWKPSSK; encoded by the exons ATGGCTGGTTTGAAG TACATGAGCGGTTTTGGAAATGAGTTTGCATCTGAGGACCCTCGCTGTCCAGGATCTCTACCTGAAGGACAG AACAATCCACAAGTGTGTCCATATGGCCTATATGCTGAGCAGCTCTCTGGTTCTGCCTTCACTTGCCCACGGTCGGCCAATAAGAGAAG CTGGCTGTACCGCATTTTACCCGCTGTGCGCCACAAGCCTTTCACTCCGATGAGCTGTGGAGATCTCACGGAGAACTGGAATGAAGTGGAGCCCGACCCCAACCAGCTACGATGGAAGCCGTTTAACATCCCTAAatcttctgagaaaaaagtgGATTTCATATCG GGTCTACATACAGTCTGTGGAGCTGGAGATTCAAAATCTCGGAATGGAATTGGCATCCACATGTATACCTGTAACACTTCAATGATTGACAG ATGTTTCCAAAATGCAGATGGTGATTTCCTTATTG TGCCCCAACAAGGTGAAATCCTGATTACTACAGAATTCGGGAAGATGATGGTGGAGCCCAATGAGATTTGTGTCATTCAG CAAGGGATGCGTTTTAGTGTTGATGTGTTTGGAGAAACCAGGGGGTACATTCTAGAGGTGTTTGGGGCCCACTTTGAGCTGCCTGACCTGGGTCCTATAG GGGCTAATGGACTGGCTAACCCTAGGGACTTCCAAACACCTGTGGCTTGGTACGAGGACCGTACTGTAGCCACAGGTTACACCGTTGTCAACAAGTACCAGGGAAAGCTCTTCTCATGTCAACAG GACTTTTCGCCATTTAATGTGGTGGCATGGCACGGAAACTACACACCGTGCAAATACAACCTGGAAAACTTCATGGTCATCAACTGTGTGGCGTTTGATCACGCA gATCCGTCGATTTTCACCGTTTTGACAGCCAAATCCACACGTCCAGGTGTGGCCATTGCAGATTTTGTCATCTTTCCTCCTCGTTGGGGTGTAGCCGATCACACCTTTCGGCCTCCTTACTACCACA GGAACTGCATGAGCGAGTTTATGGGATTAATCAAAGGCCACTATGAAGCAAAGGAAGGAGGTTTCCAGCCTGGAGGAGCCAGTCTCCACAGCATCATGACTCCACACGGCCCTGACTTCGACTGTTTTGAGAAGAACAGTACAGCTGTTCTGAAACCAGAGAGAGTTGCTGAAGGCACTAtg GCATTCATGTTTGAGTCATCCTTCAGCATGGCTGTGACCAAGTGGGGATTGGACACCTGTCACCGTCTCGATAAGAGCTACTATAAATGCTGGGAGGCTTTAAAAAGTCACTTCAATCCAAACTGGAAACCCAGCAGCAAGTAG